The Burkholderia cepacia genome includes a region encoding these proteins:
- the ltrA gene encoding group II intron reverse transcriptase/maturase — translation MPTQQARRQMPARAGRAVAARGEAAREAVRDEACGSRHETKNTGSALLEAALTRENLRQALKRVRANKGAPGVDGLDIDQTARHLVTAWPAIREQLLRGTYRPMPVRRVTIPKPDGGERELGIPTVTDRLIQQALLQVLQPVLAPTFSEHSYGFRPGRRAHDAVLAAQSYVQSGRRIVVDVDLERFFDRVNHDILIDRLQKRIGDPGVIRLIRAYLNAGVMGDGVVQERHEGTPQGGPLSPLLANVLLDEVDKELERRGHCFVRYADDANVYVRSRRAGERVMALLRRQYGRLRLKINEAKSAVASVFGRKFLGYSLWVAAGRVIKRKVAVKPLATFKQRVRELTRRGGCSLAQVVGKLRPYLLGWKGYFRLAQTPGVMRELDEWVRHRLRAIQLKHWKRGTTMYRELRALGATHDVARQVAANSRRWWRNSGKLLNGVLPIAWFDRLGLPRLS, via the coding sequence ATGCCGACGCAACAGGCAAGGCGTCAGATGCCCGCGCGAGCGGGGCGAGCGGTGGCGGCGCGCGGTGAAGCCGCGCGTGAAGCCGTGCGCGACGAAGCCTGCGGCTCGCGGCATGAGACGAAGAACACAGGGTCAGCGCTGCTGGAAGCGGCGCTGACGAGAGAGAACCTGCGGCAGGCGCTTAAACGGGTGCGGGCCAACAAGGGTGCGCCGGGTGTTGACGGTCTGGACATAGACCAGACCGCGCGCCATCTGGTGACAGCCTGGCCGGCAATACGGGAGCAGCTGCTGCGGGGAACGTACCGGCCGATGCCGGTGCGACGGGTGACGATCCCGAAACCGGATGGTGGCGAGCGCGAGCTTGGCATCCCGACGGTGACGGATCGGCTGATCCAGCAGGCGCTGCTGCAGGTACTGCAACCGGTACTGGCCCCCACCTTCAGCGAGCACAGCTACGGCTTCCGGCCAGGGCGGCGTGCGCACGACGCGGTGCTGGCCGCGCAGTCGTACGTGCAGTCGGGGCGGCGGATCGTGGTGGACGTCGACTTGGAACGATTCTTTGACCGGGTCAATCACGACATTCTCATCGACCGGTTGCAGAAGCGTATCGGAGATCCAGGAGTCATCCGGCTGATCCGGGCGTACCTGAACGCAGGTGTGATGGGCGATGGCGTGGTGCAGGAGCGGCATGAGGGGACGCCCCAGGGCGGTCCGCTCTCACCGTTGCTGGCGAACGTGCTGCTCGATGAGGTGGACAAGGAACTGGAGCGACGGGGTCATTGCTTCGTGCGCTACGCCGACGACGCGAACGTGTACGTTCGCTCACGCCGTGCGGGTGAACGGGTGATGGCGCTGTTGCGCCGGCAGTACGGGCGGCTACGCCTGAAGATCAATGAAGCCAAAAGCGCGGTGGCAAGCGTGTTTGGTCGCAAGTTCCTGGGCTACAGCCTCTGGGTAGCTGCGGGCCGTGTGATCAAACGCAAGGTGGCAGTCAAACCATTGGCCACGTTCAAACAACGCGTGCGGGAACTGACGCGCCGGGGCGGATGTAGTCTGGCGCAGGTGGTGGGGAAGCTTCGCCCCTACCTGCTGGGCTGGAAGGGCTACTTCCGTCTGGCGCAGACGCCGGGGGTGATGCGCGAACTGGACGAATGGGTGCGCCATCGCCTGCGCGCGATCCAGTTGAAACACTGGAAGCGCGGCACGACCATGTACCGTGAGCTGCGCGCACTCGGCGCGACCCATGATGTTGCGCGACAGGTGGCGGCCAACAGTCGTCGCTGGTGGCGCAACAGTGGCAAGCTGCTCAACGGCGTGCTGCCCATTGCATGGTTCGACCGACTCGGCTTACCCCGACTCTCCTGA
- a CDS encoding YdcF family protein, producing MILFDSFVLLFICFMLCRKWRRTIAAVAFALFWLLATGWLTAPLIAWSQAGVTPVEHPDMHGQTALILLGTGTRRIDGRLEPRTDGFPRIRKTAALYRDCRQRAERCTVIVSGGDPERHGATEAATYAPYLVAQGVDPRDLMLEANSRTTYENAKFTAPILRSRHVDATILVTSSYQMRRALLDFHHFGIDPQPVYANRRRAQTGWLPRRQNLINAEHALHELIGIAQFHVYSRLGWF from the coding sequence TTGATTCTGTTCGATTCATTTGTACTTCTCTTCATCTGTTTCATGCTCTGCCGCAAGTGGCGACGCACGATCGCGGCCGTCGCCTTCGCGCTGTTCTGGCTGCTGGCGACAGGCTGGCTCACCGCGCCGCTGATCGCATGGTCGCAGGCGGGCGTGACACCCGTCGAGCATCCGGACATGCACGGGCAAACCGCGCTGATCCTGCTTGGCACGGGAACGCGGCGCATCGACGGACGGCTCGAGCCGCGCACGGACGGCTTCCCCCGCATTCGCAAGACCGCCGCGCTGTACCGCGATTGCCGACAGCGCGCAGAACGTTGCACGGTCATCGTCTCCGGCGGCGATCCCGAGCGGCACGGCGCGACCGAGGCCGCAACCTATGCGCCCTATCTCGTCGCCCAAGGCGTCGACCCGCGTGACCTCATGCTCGAAGCAAACAGCCGCACAACCTACGAAAACGCGAAATTCACTGCACCTATACTACGCTCACGGCATGTCGATGCGACGATCCTCGTCACTTCGTCATATCAGATGCGCCGCGCATTACTCGATTTCCACCACTTCGGGATCGACCCGCAGCCCGTTTATGCGAATCGCCGCCGCGCGCAAACAGGCTGGCTGCCGCGCCGGCAGAATCTGATCAACGCCGAGCACGCGTTGCACGAATTGATCGGCATCGCGCAATTTCACGTGTACAGCCGGCTCGGGTGGTTCTGA
- a CDS encoding LysR family transcriptional regulator → MNVTLRQLRVFIEVARLRSFSRAGDEIGLTQSAVSRCVRELEAELGLKLIDRTTRDVQLTDVGANLIASVSRLLDDLDDTLREIREIGEQRRGRVIVAASPTIACRLMPRVVASCERQFPFVTLGLRDDVQSDVLRKVKSSEVDFGVVIGPLAVGDLVCEPLMTDSFCLVARADHPLAARAEVPWTALDGERLVLLDHASGSRPLIDAALAAHRVNATVMQELGHSATVFGLVEAGVGVSVQPWLSLPLPAGSTLVARPLTPRTERTVELVRRRDRSLSPAAQAIWELVHQMPARAEDLD, encoded by the coding sequence ATGAACGTCACGCTGCGCCAGCTTCGCGTCTTCATCGAGGTAGCGCGGCTCAGGAGCTTCAGTCGTGCGGGCGACGAAATCGGGCTCACGCAGTCCGCGGTCAGCCGCTGCGTGCGCGAGCTCGAGGCCGAGCTCGGGTTGAAGCTGATCGATCGCACGACGCGCGACGTGCAACTGACCGATGTCGGTGCGAACCTGATCGCGAGTGTGTCTCGTCTGCTCGACGATCTCGACGACACGCTGCGCGAGATTCGCGAAATCGGCGAGCAGCGCCGGGGGCGCGTGATCGTCGCGGCCAGCCCGACGATCGCATGCCGGCTGATGCCGCGAGTGGTTGCGTCGTGCGAGCGCCAGTTCCCGTTCGTGACGCTGGGCTTGCGCGACGACGTGCAGAGCGACGTGTTGCGCAAGGTGAAGTCGAGCGAGGTCGATTTCGGCGTCGTGATCGGGCCGCTCGCGGTCGGCGATCTCGTCTGCGAACCGTTGATGACCGATTCGTTCTGCCTTGTCGCGCGCGCCGACCATCCGCTCGCGGCGCGTGCGGAGGTGCCCTGGACGGCGCTGGACGGCGAGCGCCTCGTGCTCCTCGATCATGCGTCGGGAAGCCGGCCGCTGATCGATGCCGCGCTGGCCGCCCATCGTGTCAACGCGACGGTCATGCAGGAGCTCGGGCATTCGGCGACCGTGTTCGGCCTCGTCGAGGCCGGCGTCGGGGTGAGTGTGCAGCCGTGGCTGTCGCTGCCGCTGCCGGCCGGCTCGACGCTCGTCGCGCGGCCGCTCACGCCGCGCACCGAACGCACGGTCGAGCTGGTGCGCCGCCGCGACAGGTCGCTGTCGCCTGCCGCTCAGGCGATCTGGGAGCTCGTGCACCAGATGCCCGCCCGGGCCGAGGATCTCGACTGA
- a CDS encoding pyridoxal phosphate-dependent aminotransferase, with product MTNSSGCRPATGEPAARDAVHALRPSLIREVANAGFGVPDMLPFWFGESDRVTPDFIRDAAAAALRDGATFYTHNLGTVPLRDAIAAYVSARHGATSADTVAVTSSGVSALMLAAQLLVGPGERVVAVTPLWPNLVEIPKILGARVESVPLRHGATGWRLDVDRLLAALTPDTRMLLINSPNNPTGWTMSRDDQQAVLAHCRRHGIWLVADEVYERLAFGADGAPSFLDIASRDERVVVVNSFSKAWAMTGWRLGWLIAPAAVMGDLSKLVEYNTSCAPGFVQAAGEVALRDGESFVRSFVAALRDARDHLVAALRTLPGVEVPPPAGAMYLFLRLPGSEQSLAFCKTLVREAGLGLAPGRAFGPEGEGFVRWCYACDPARLDAGVERLRRFLATRAASR from the coding sequence ATGACGAATTCTTCTGGTTGCCGTCCGGCGACGGGCGAGCCGGCGGCGCGCGATGCGGTGCACGCGCTGCGTCCGTCGCTGATCCGGGAGGTGGCAAACGCCGGCTTCGGCGTGCCGGACATGCTGCCGTTCTGGTTCGGCGAATCCGATCGCGTGACGCCGGACTTCATTCGCGACGCCGCCGCGGCGGCGCTGCGCGACGGCGCAACCTTCTACACGCACAACCTCGGTACCGTGCCGTTGCGCGACGCGATCGCGGCCTACGTCAGTGCCCGCCACGGTGCGACGTCGGCCGACACGGTGGCCGTGACGAGTTCGGGCGTGAGCGCGCTGATGCTGGCCGCGCAGTTACTGGTCGGTCCGGGCGAGCGCGTCGTCGCGGTCACGCCGCTGTGGCCGAATCTTGTCGAGATTCCGAAGATTCTTGGGGCGCGGGTCGAGTCGGTGCCGCTGCGTCACGGCGCGACGGGCTGGCGGCTCGATGTCGACCGGTTGCTTGCGGCGCTGACGCCCGATACGCGGATGCTGCTGATCAACTCGCCGAACAATCCGACCGGCTGGACGATGTCGCGCGACGACCAGCAAGCCGTGCTCGCCCATTGCCGCCGCCACGGGATCTGGCTGGTTGCCGACGAGGTGTACGAGCGGCTCGCGTTCGGCGCGGACGGCGCGCCGTCGTTCCTCGACATCGCGTCGCGCGACGAGCGGGTCGTTGTCGTGAATTCATTTTCGAAGGCGTGGGCGATGACGGGCTGGCGCCTGGGATGGCTCATCGCGCCGGCAGCGGTGATGGGCGACCTGTCGAAGCTCGTCGAATACAACACGTCGTGCGCGCCGGGTTTCGTGCAGGCTGCGGGTGAAGTCGCGCTGCGCGATGGCGAGTCGTTCGTGCGGTCGTTCGTCGCGGCGCTGCGTGATGCGCGCGATCACCTGGTTGCCGCGCTGCGCACGCTGCCGGGCGTCGAGGTGCCGCCGCCAGCGGGCGCGATGTACCTGTTCCTGCGCTTGCCCGGATCCGAGCAGAGTCTGGCGTTCTGCAAGACCCTGGTGCGTGAAGCGGGGCTCGGCCTTGCGCCCGGGCGCGCATTCGGTCCGGAAGGCGAAGGGTTCGTGCGCTGGTGCTACGCATGCGATCCGGCACGACTCGACGCGGGTGTCGAGCGGCTGCGGCGGTTTTTGGCGACCAGGGCGGCGTCGCGCTGA
- the scpB gene encoding SMC-Scp complex subunit ScpB, with amino-acid sequence MNTQEAKIVLETALICAQEPLKLGDLRKLFADGVSADTVRTLLEDLKQDWSGRGVELVALATGWRFQSKPAMRHYLDRLHPEKPPKYSRAVLETLAIIAYRQPVTRGDIEEIRGVTVNTQVVKQLEDRGWIEVIGHRDVPGRPALYATTKQFLDDLGLKALDDLPALEEPAANIEAALLAQQAMDFEDGAPAAEDAAAADDAAADASGSAQAPARPTGAEAGGASAHESPDRDTLAVEGAGTEEADVEATPAGVQPEPLRADWSEEDRKPAAEAVAGDGTEAAGDMPGEAGQADASRSRPADGEMLDDTSDSLADAVRSASAPIGVDALPDDEAEPEQRRA; translated from the coding sequence ATGAATACCCAAGAGGCGAAGATCGTCCTCGAGACTGCTTTGATCTGCGCGCAGGAACCGCTGAAGCTCGGCGATTTGCGCAAGCTCTTTGCCGACGGCGTGTCGGCTGACACGGTCCGCACGTTGCTCGAAGATCTGAAACAGGATTGGTCCGGCCGCGGCGTCGAACTGGTGGCGCTGGCGACCGGATGGCGCTTCCAGAGCAAGCCGGCGATGCGTCACTATCTGGATCGCCTGCATCCCGAGAAGCCGCCGAAATATTCGCGCGCGGTGCTGGAGACGCTCGCGATCATCGCGTACCGGCAACCCGTCACGCGCGGCGACATCGAAGAGATTCGCGGTGTCACGGTCAATACGCAGGTGGTCAAGCAACTCGAGGATCGCGGCTGGATCGAAGTGATCGGTCATCGTGACGTGCCGGGGCGCCCGGCGCTGTATGCGACGACCAAGCAGTTTCTCGACGACCTCGGCCTGAAGGCGCTCGATGATCTGCCGGCGCTCGAAGAGCCGGCCGCGAACATCGAGGCTGCGCTGCTGGCGCAGCAGGCGATGGATTTCGAAGACGGCGCGCCGGCCGCGGAGGATGCGGCAGCCGCGGACGACGCGGCGGCGGATGCGTCCGGATCGGCGCAAGCGCCCGCGCGGCCCACCGGCGCAGAGGCCGGCGGCGCCTCGGCGCACGAATCGCCGGACCGCGATACGCTCGCGGTTGAGGGTGCGGGAACAGAAGAAGCCGACGTCGAAGCAACGCCGGCCGGTGTGCAGCCCGAGCCGCTGCGCGCGGATTGGAGCGAGGAAGATCGCAAGCCGGCCGCCGAAGCGGTTGCCGGAGACGGAACGGAAGCGGCCGGCGACATGCCCGGCGAGGCTGGCCAGGCCGACGCCTCCCGTTCCCGTCCCGCGGACGGCGAGATGCTGGACGACACGTCCGACAGTCTCGCCGATGCCGTACGAAGCGCCAGTGCACCCATCGGTGTCGACGCGCTGCCGGACGACGAAGCAGAACCCGAACAGCGTCGCGCCTGA
- the rluB gene encoding 23S rRNA pseudouridine(2605) synthase RluB: protein MTDIHDIESSAPAVQAARADDAPEQGAPAEGGDERPRRGLRRGPRSLIARRRAAAKSKGAEGSPQGEEGAETPAAAAEAQQPARAPRKEGAARSGRKPAAKREGAARQGGQGKRGGAASAAGTTGEAAQDELFAYVTSPAFDADNSAGGSGVRAPMLRRGRNQPANKRVLSPDDDAPKLHKVLAEAGMGSRREMEELIVAGRVSVNGEPAHIGQRIMPTDQVRINGKPVKRKLPNKPPRVLLYHKPTGEIVSHADPEGRPSVFDRLPPMKTAKWLAVGRLDFNTEGLLMLTTSGDLANRFMHPRYSVEREYAVRVVGELAEGMRQKLLHGVELDDGPANFLRIRDGGGEGTNHWYHVALAEGRNREVRRMFEAVGLMVSRLIRTRHGPIPLPRGLKRGRWEELDDTQVRKLMATVGLKAPSEEKGKRGGAGQAERRQPDPMQTSMGFISREPVLTAHGNLEQPRRGPRRGAAGGFAGPSGFGGGMPGMSGGYGSGQRAGGGRDVDGNRASYGAGGNKRGGGAGKGGGNRNPNGNRAEGAGSGGSRGGQRPQRNRSRGR, encoded by the coding sequence TTGACAGATATCCACGATATTGAATCGTCCGCGCCTGCCGTACAGGCAGCGCGTGCCGACGATGCACCGGAGCAGGGCGCTCCGGCCGAGGGTGGCGACGAGCGTCCCCGCCGCGGTCTGCGGCGAGGCCCGCGCAGCCTGATCGCGCGACGTCGCGCGGCGGCCAAGTCGAAGGGCGCCGAGGGTTCGCCGCAGGGCGAGGAAGGTGCGGAAACGCCTGCCGCGGCAGCGGAAGCGCAGCAGCCGGCGCGTGCGCCGCGCAAGGAAGGCGCGGCCAGGAGCGGTCGCAAGCCGGCGGCCAAGCGAGAAGGCGCGGCGCGCCAGGGCGGCCAGGGCAAGCGCGGTGGCGCGGCCAGTGCCGCCGGCACGACCGGCGAAGCGGCCCAGGACGAACTGTTCGCCTACGTGACGTCGCCGGCATTCGACGCCGACAACTCCGCGGGCGGTAGTGGCGTGCGTGCGCCGATGCTGCGTCGCGGCCGCAACCAGCCGGCGAACAAGCGTGTGCTGTCGCCGGACGACGACGCGCCGAAGCTTCACAAGGTGCTGGCGGAAGCGGGCATGGGCTCGCGCCGTGAGATGGAAGAGCTGATCGTCGCCGGCCGCGTGTCGGTGAACGGCGAGCCCGCGCACATTGGCCAGCGCATCATGCCGACCGACCAGGTGCGGATCAACGGCAAGCCGGTCAAGCGCAAGCTGCCGAACAAGCCGCCGCGGGTGCTGCTGTACCACAAGCCGACGGGCGAGATCGTCAGTCACGCGGATCCGGAAGGCCGTCCGTCGGTGTTCGACCGCCTGCCGCCGATGAAGACGGCAAAGTGGCTCGCGGTCGGCCGCCTCGACTTCAATACTGAAGGTCTGTTGATGCTGACGACTTCGGGTGACCTCGCAAACCGGTTCATGCATCCGCGCTACAGCGTCGAGCGCGAATACGCGGTGCGCGTCGTCGGCGAACTGGCCGAAGGCATGCGTCAGAAGCTGCTGCATGGTGTCGAGCTCGATGACGGCCCGGCGAACTTCCTGCGCATCCGCGACGGCGGCGGCGAGGGGACGAACCACTGGTATCACGTCGCGCTGGCCGAAGGCCGCAACCGCGAAGTGCGCCGGATGTTCGAGGCGGTCGGCCTGATGGTGAGCCGCCTGATCCGTACGCGTCACGGCCCGATTCCGCTGCCGCGCGGTCTGAAGCGCGGCCGCTGGGAGGAGCTCGACGACACGCAGGTGCGCAAGCTGATGGCGACTGTCGGCCTGAAGGCGCCGTCCGAGGAGAAGGGCAAGCGCGGCGGTGCCGGCCAGGCCGAGCGTCGCCAGCCCGATCCGATGCAGACGTCGATGGGCTTCATCAGCCGCGAGCCGGTGTTGACGGCGCACGGCAACCTCGAGCAGCCGCGGCGCGGCCCGCGACGTGGCGCGGCGGGCGGCTTCGCCGGCCCGAGCGGCTTCGGCGGCGGCATGCCGGGCATGTCGGGCGGCTACGGCAGCGGCCAGCGTGCGGGCGGCGGGCGCGACGTCGACGGCAACCGCGCGTCGTACGGCGCGGGCGGCAACAAACGTGGCGGCGGCGCCGGCAAGGGTGGCGGCAATCGCAATCCGAACGGCAATCGGGCTGAAGGCGCCGGCAGCGGCGGTTCGCGCGGCGGCCAGCGTCCGCAGCGGAATCGCTCGCGCGGCCGCTGA
- the rimP gene encoding ribosome maturation factor RimP, whose product MQLTELIETTVTGLGYELVDLERTGRGMLCIYIDQPAGISLEDCEKVTRQLQHVLTVENIDYERLEVSSPGLDRPLKKLADFERFAGSEVSVTLKKPLDGRKTYRGILHAPNGETIGLEFERKKGEAAMLDFTLADIDKARLIPQVDFRSRK is encoded by the coding sequence GTGCAACTGACGGAACTGATAGAAACCACGGTCACCGGGCTCGGCTACGAGCTGGTGGATCTCGAGCGCACTGGGCGCGGCATGCTTTGCATCTATATCGATCAGCCTGCCGGCATCTCGCTCGAAGATTGCGAAAAGGTCACGCGTCAGCTCCAGCACGTCTTGACGGTCGAAAACATCGATTACGAACGGCTCGAAGTCTCGTCCCCGGGGCTCGACCGCCCGTTGAAGAAGCTGGCCGACTTCGAGCGCTTCGCCGGCAGCGAAGTTTCCGTGACCTTGAAAAAGCCGCTGGACGGGCGCAAGACGTACCGGGGCATTCTGCACGCGCCGAATGGCGAAACGATCGGTTTGGAATTTGAGAGGAAAAAGGGCGAGGCGGCCATGCTGGATTTCACGCTGGCCGATATCGACAAAGCCCGCCTGATTCCGCAAGTTGACTTTAGGAGCCGCAAATAA
- the nusA gene encoding transcription termination factor NusA: MSREVLMLVDALAREKNVDKDVVLGALEAALASASKKLFDEGAEIRVHIDRESGEHETFRRWLVVPDEAGLQEPDREILLFEAREQKPDVEVGEYVEEPVPSIEFGRIGAQAAKQVILQKVRDAEREQILNDYLERGEKIMTGTVKRLDKGNFIVESGRVEALLRRDQLIPKENLRVGDRVRAYIAKVDRTARGPQIELSRTAPEFLMKLFEMEVPEIEQGLLEIKAAARDPGVRAKIGVIAYDKRIDPIGTCVGIRGSRVQAVRNELGGENIDIVLWSEDPAQFVIGALAPAAVQSIVVDEEKHSMDVVVDENELAVAIGRSGQNVRLAGELTGWQINIMTPDESALKQGEERDRLRALFMARLDVDEEVADILIDEGFTSLEEIAYVPLNEMLEIEAFDEDTVHELRNRARDALLTMAIANEEKVENAALDLKSLDGITPELLAKLAEHGVQTRDDLAELAVDELVDMTGMEEDAAKALIMKAREHWFQ, translated from the coding sequence ATGAGTCGCGAAGTGTTGATGCTGGTGGATGCGCTGGCGCGCGAGAAAAACGTCGACAAGGATGTGGTGCTGGGCGCCCTCGAGGCTGCGCTCGCGTCCGCTTCCAAGAAGCTGTTCGACGAAGGCGCCGAAATCCGCGTCCATATCGATCGCGAAAGCGGCGAGCACGAAACCTTCCGTCGCTGGCTCGTCGTGCCCGACGAGGCAGGCTTGCAGGAGCCGGATCGCGAGATCCTGCTGTTCGAAGCGCGTGAGCAGAAGCCCGACGTCGAAGTCGGCGAGTATGTCGAGGAACCCGTTCCGTCGATCGAGTTCGGTCGCATTGGCGCGCAGGCCGCGAAGCAGGTGATCCTGCAGAAGGTGCGCGACGCCGAGCGCGAGCAGATCCTGAACGATTACCTCGAACGTGGCGAAAAGATCATGACGGGTACGGTGAAGCGCCTCGACAAGGGCAACTTCATCGTCGAATCGGGCCGTGTCGAGGCGCTGCTGCGCCGCGACCAGCTGATCCCGAAGGAAAACCTGCGCGTGGGCGACCGCGTGCGCGCGTACATCGCGAAGGTCGACCGCACCGCGCGCGGCCCGCAGATCGAGCTGTCGCGTACGGCGCCCGAGTTCCTGATGAAGCTGTTCGAGATGGAAGTGCCGGAAATCGAGCAGGGCCTGCTCGAGATCAAGGCGGCTGCCCGCGACCCGGGCGTGCGCGCGAAGATCGGCGTCATCGCGTACGACAAGCGGATCGATCCGATCGGCACCTGCGTCGGTATCCGCGGTTCCCGCGTGCAGGCCGTGCGCAACGAGCTCGGTGGCGAAAACATCGACATCGTGCTATGGTCGGAGGATCCCGCCCAGTTCGTGATCGGCGCGCTCGCGCCGGCAGCTGTCCAGTCGATTGTCGTCGATGAAGAAAAGCACTCGATGGACGTCGTCGTCGACGAGAACGAGCTGGCTGTCGCGATCGGCCGCAGCGGTCAGAACGTTCGTCTTGCTGGCGAACTGACCGGCTGGCAGATCAATATCATGACGCCGGACGAATCCGCCCTGAAGCAGGGTGAAGAGCGCGACCGGCTGCGTGCGCTGTTCATGGCGCGTCTCGACGTCGACGAAGAAGTTGCCGACATCCTGATCGACGAGGGCTTCACGAGCCTGGAAGAGATTGCGTACGTGCCGCTCAACGAAATGCTCGAAATCGAGGCGTTCGACGAGGACACCGTGCACGAACTGCGCAACCGCGCACGCGACGCGCTGTTGACGATGGCCATCGCGAACGAAGAAAAGGTCGAGAACGCAGCGCTGGATCTCAAGAGCCTCGACGGCATCACGCCGGAGCTGCTCGCGAAGCTGGCCGAACACGGCGTGCAGACGCGCGACGATCTCGCCGAGCTGGCTGTGGATGAACTGGTCGACATGACCGGGATGGAAGAGGATGCCGCTAAGGCGTTGATCATGAAAGCACGTGAACACTGGTTCCAGTGA